A genomic region of Rhodohalobacter sp. 614A contains the following coding sequences:
- a CDS encoding DinB family protein, whose product MKIEKNEYGEFFERYVKLSNNTLLVDLLRSNAKEMNDLFEGLSEEDALYKYEEDKWTLKQVFGHLVDTERIFNYRALCVARGEPNALLSFDQDVYVDNADFNAMPISKLQEQYNATRQYTIALFSHFTDEELLRRGSISGYSFTVRATGYVIAGHELHHLNIINEHYLPGLTQ is encoded by the coding sequence ATGAAAATTGAAAAAAATGAATACGGTGAGTTTTTTGAACGATATGTAAAACTCAGTAATAACACTCTTTTGGTTGATCTTTTGAGGTCAAACGCCAAAGAGATGAACGATCTTTTTGAAGGTTTATCGGAGGAAGATGCGCTCTATAAATATGAGGAAGATAAATGGACGCTGAAGCAGGTTTTTGGGCATTTGGTTGATACGGAACGCATATTTAATTATCGTGCGCTCTGTGTTGCCCGTGGAGAACCTAATGCGTTGCTCAGCTTCGATCAGGATGTTTATGTTGATAATGCCGATTTTAATGCAATGCCAATATCCAAATTGCAAGAGCAATACAATGCAACCCGTCAGTATACCATCGCTCTCTTTTCTCATTTTACCGATGAAGAACTCTTGAGAAGAGGTTCAATCAGTGGTTATTCATTTACGGTGAGAGCTACGGGCTATGTCATTGCCGGTCATGAACTTCACCATCTCAATATAATCAATGAGCACTATTTACCGGGACTTACGCAGTAA
- a CDS encoding UDP-2,3-diacylglucosamine diphosphatase, with product MVKRPLDIVVLSDIHLGTVGCHALELLQYLNSIDPKILILNGDFVDVWNFRKYYWPESHMMVLKTMLTMMTNGTDIYYLTGNHDEVLRKVSSLQLGPLFIRDKLILELNGEKVWIFHGDIFDITMKHSKWVAKIGGKGYDLLILLNRAINKITERMGRGKLSLSKKIKDGVKKAVRFIEDFETTAIELAIDQGYDYVICGHIHQPKIRGFENEKGSVIYMNSGDWVENLTSLEYDGQQWDMYKFREEDFIQNERIEKLIRSHRRNSEVYIK from the coding sequence ATGGTAAAAAGACCGCTCGATATTGTTGTCTTATCAGATATCCATCTGGGAACTGTGGGTTGCCATGCACTCGAATTGTTGCAGTACCTGAATTCCATCGATCCGAAAATTTTGATTTTGAATGGGGATTTTGTGGATGTATGGAATTTCAGAAAATATTACTGGCCGGAGTCTCATATGATGGTCTTAAAAACCATGCTTACCATGATGACCAACGGTACCGATATCTATTACCTGACAGGAAATCATGACGAGGTTCTCAGAAAAGTTTCCAGCCTGCAATTAGGTCCCCTGTTTATTCGCGATAAACTTATTCTCGAACTGAACGGCGAAAAAGTCTGGATTTTTCATGGTGATATTTTTGACATCACCATGAAACACAGCAAATGGGTGGCCAAAATTGGTGGAAAAGGATATGATTTATTGATACTTCTGAACCGCGCCATCAACAAAATTACCGAAAGAATGGGGCGAGGTAAGTTGTCTCTTTCCAAAAAAATAAAAGACGGTGTAAAGAAGGCTGTCCGCTTTATTGAAGATTTTGAAACAACAGCTATCGAGCTTGCCATTGACCAGGGATACGATTACGTGATTTGCGGACACATCCATCAACCCAAGATTCGCGGGTTTGAGAATGAAAAAGGATCGGTAATTTACATGAACTCCGGCGATTGGGTAGAAAACCTGACTTCCCTGGAATACGACGGACAGCAGTGGGATATGTACAAATTCAGGGAAGAAGATTTTATACAAAATGAGAGAATTGAAAAGCTCATTCGATCTCACCGACGCAACTCAGAGGTTTATATCAAATGA
- a CDS encoding glycosyltransferase family protein gives MKILYGIQGTGHGHISRAREILPILSEKAEIDVLLSGYNCTMNLEDITVIQKRGISLTYDSEGSVSYLKTAFNLKPVTFIRDIHALDVKQYDLVISDFEPVTAWAAHQKSVFSIALSHQASFLSTEAPRPSKKSLVGEQILRHFAPCRKPVGFHFKRYDSFILPPIIRRDVRSLITKKSNHVTVYLPAFDPQFLAKKFSQIPEVEWHVFSPDCKESYAEKNVLIRPVGNLPFLDSMKSSFGVITGAGFETCAEAMFLGKKLLTIPISNQYEQYCNAAALQKMRVHTARNIDDAFVELAKDWIKNTNPIQLEEIADTSKLVDMLIQLAKNHEGHFSSEHLLEVQDANAYETVAEITA, from the coding sequence ATGAAAATACTTTACGGAATACAGGGAACCGGTCACGGCCACATCAGCAGAGCAAGAGAAATTCTCCCCATATTGTCAGAAAAAGCGGAGATTGATGTTCTTCTCAGCGGCTACAACTGTACTATGAATCTTGAAGATATTACGGTTATCCAGAAGAGAGGGATCAGTTTAACGTATGATTCGGAAGGCAGTGTTTCGTATCTGAAAACGGCCTTTAATCTAAAACCCGTTACGTTTATACGGGATATTCACGCGCTGGATGTTAAACAGTACGATCTTGTCATTTCTGACTTTGAACCGGTAACCGCGTGGGCCGCCCATCAAAAAAGTGTGTTTTCCATCGCCTTGAGTCACCAGGCTTCCTTTCTGTCGACTGAAGCTCCACGACCTTCCAAAAAATCGTTGGTGGGTGAACAAATACTCCGCCATTTTGCTCCGTGCAGAAAACCGGTAGGATTTCACTTCAAGCGGTACGATTCGTTTATATTGCCTCCCATTATTCGAAGAGATGTCCGCTCTTTAATCACAAAAAAAAGCAATCATGTAACCGTATATCTTCCTGCTTTTGATCCTCAATTTTTGGCCAAAAAATTCAGCCAGATTCCTGAAGTTGAATGGCATGTTTTTTCTCCTGATTGTAAAGAATCATACGCTGAAAAGAACGTCCTTATTCGACCTGTCGGGAATCTTCCTTTTTTGGATAGCATGAAAAGCAGTTTTGGAGTGATCACAGGTGCCGGATTTGAAACATGTGCCGAGGCGATGTTTCTGGGCAAGAAATTGCTCACCATCCCAATTTCTAATCAATATGAGCAGTATTGTAACGCTGCTGCATTACAAAAAATGCGTGTACACACAGCCAGAAATATCGATGATGCTTTTGTTGAACTGGCAAAAGACTGGATTAAAAACACAAACCCCATTCAACTGGAGGAAATTGCTGATACCTCGAAATTAGTAGATATGTTGATCCAGCTTGCGAAAAATCATGAAGGCCATTTCTCATCCGAGCATTTGCTGGAAGTTCAGGATGCAAACGCGTATGAGACGGTGGCAGAAATTACTGCGTAA